The DNA segment TCGCCCGCCTCGGGCGTGATCGTCGCCGACTTCGACGCGTGGTCGATTCCCGTGACCTTCGCCGTGACGACGTTCGTCTTCTTGAGGTGACGACGCAGCGACACCACCGAGTGGCGGGCCTCGATCGAGCCCGCAGCGACCTCGGGGAGGAACGGCTGGTACGTCATGTAGGGCAGCGGGTCGACCACCGTGACCTCGGCCTCGCCGGGCCGAAGCCACTTCTCGAGCTTCCAGGCCGTGTAGAACCCCGCGTACCCGCCGCCGACGATGAGAATCTTGGGCACGGTGATTGGACTCCTTGATGTGTGATGTCTGCGTTGGCCTACGCGTCGGTACGCGTGGCACGCCTGATATGCCGAGTGGCGCCGATGCCCAACAGCGCTGCAAGCGTACCAAATCCAGCTGCGAGTGAGAGTGGCACCGTGATATAGGCGACCGTCCAGGGCGTCGGCAGGAGGGTCTGCGTGCTGTCGGCACGCGGCGGCGGCGGGTCCGCGATCGGCACGATCTCCTGCTCGTCGACCGAATCCGAATCGCCCGGCGCGGGCGCATCCGCGCGGCGATGCACGCGGATCCACTCCTCCAGGCTTCCGAGCGGGTTCTGCTCGACGAGCTCGACGTCGGCCGTGAGCGCCGCGACCGGGTCGATGATGCCGTATCCGTAGAGCGGCCCCGGCACCTCCTCGCCCTTCGGATCGGCCGTCCGGATCACGCGGTTGACGACGTTCGCGGCATCCAGGTCGGGGAACTCCGCGCGCACCAGCGCGACGAGGCCCGAGACGAGCGGCGCAGCGCCGCTCGTGCCGTCCCACACCACGTGACCGCCGTCGGGCAGCACGCCCACGAGCTTCTCGCTCGGTGCCGCGACCGCGATCGTGATGCCCTGGGAACTGGCATCGAAGCTCGCGTTCTGCTCCTTGTCGACGCCGGCGACCGCGAGCACGCCCGGGATCGTCGCGGGCGCGCCGACCTGCGTGGTCCCCGAACCCCGGTTGCCCGCGGCCGCCACGACGACGACGTCGTTCTCGAACGCGTACAGGAACGCGTCGTCCCAGCTCTCGGGCCAGTCCGGGGTGTTCCGGGTCAACGACATGTTGATGACATCCGCACCGTTGTCGACGGCCCAGCGCACGGCCTCGGCGATCTGCTCGTCGTTGGTCTTCTCCGACCCGGTGTCGAGCCCGAAGGCGACGGATGCCGTGAGCAGGTCGGCATCGGGAGCGACCCCGATCACGCCGTTGCCCTCGCCGGTGCCCCGGCCGGCCAGCAGCGACGCGACGAGGGTGCCGTGCTCGTCTTCCTCGCCGATCGGGGTCTGGCCGTCGGGCGAGCCGATGCCCGAGACATCCGTGCCGCCGACGACCACGCCGCGCAGCTCCGCGACCTCGCCGTTCACGCCCGTGTCGATGATGGCGACCTTCACGCCGTCGCCGCGCGAGGTGGTCCAGGCCTGCGTGAACCCGTAGTCGGTGAGCCAGTACTGCAGGTCGCGCACGGTGTCGGCATGCGCCGGCGCCGAACCCGACAGGGCGAGCACGCCCGCCACGAGCGCGCCCGTCGCGAGCTTCCACGCCGAACGGCGCCGAACCGCTCGGGCAGGTCGGGTCGGGCGCGGGGCGGCGGACCTCACGCCGGCTCCTCGTCGGCGTCGATGCCGTAGTCGGGGCACCGGCACACGTCGGGCGACCAGGTCGAGCGCTCGAGCGCGAGATCGCCGATGGGATTCACGCCGGGACCTGCGGCGAGCGCGTGCCCCGCGAGCGCGTGCAGGCACTTCACGCGCGTGGGCATGCCGCCGGCCGAGACGCCCGCGATCTCCTCCACCGTGCCGTACTGCTCGCGGTCGGCGAGGTACTGGGCGTGGGCCCGCGCGTACTGCTCGCGCACATCGGCATCCGCTGCGAGCAGTTCGGTGCACTCGACCATGACCTGCGCCGCCTCGAGGAAGGACATGGCCGCGGTCGCGGCCGGGTGCGTCAGGTAGTAGAAGGTGGGGAACGGGGTGCCGTCGGCCAGCCGCGGCCGTGTCGAGACCACGGTCGGGGCGCCGCACGCGCAGCGCGCCGCGATGCCGACGACGTCGCGCGCGGGGCGGCCGAGCTGGGCCGAGACGATGCGCAGGTCGCGGTCGGTGACGGGGTCGAACGGCGGGCGGGTCATCGGTTCCCCTCGTCGGCGGGCGGTTCGGTCGGCTCTGCGGGCGGCTCGGTGGGCGCGGGGTCGTCGGCACCGGCCGGGGCGGCATCCGTCACGCTCGGCGCCAGACCCGCGGTCATGACCGAGTCGAGCATGGTCCGCATCCAGTCGCCCCGATCCTCGGTGACCTTCGCCGACACCGCACGGTCGGCGTTCGTCACCGCCGCCGGATCCCGGTCGTCGATCACGAGATAGCTGATCTCGCCGGGCAGCACGTAGTAGAGGCGGTTGCGCGCCTGGGTGACGATGAAGGTCTCGTCGTTCCACCGCTCGCGCTCGTCGATGAGACGCGCGACCTCGGCCTCCATGCGCGCGACCTCGGCCTCGGCCTCGGCGATCTGCTGACGCTGCGCCGCATAGGCGGCGATGCTCGGTGCGAGCACGACCACCGCGAGCACGAGGACGCCCATCATGATGATCGAGAACCCCGAGAAGCGGATGCCGGCGAGCCAGGTCTCCGCGACGCGGCGCACCGACTGGCGCTCGCGCGAAGGACGACGTGCAGCGTTCATCGTCCTCCTCACCTCGCTGGAAACGACCGACGGGGGCGGCCACCGGCCACCCCCGCCATGCGTCTCAGCGGCGCGTCGCGCCGCTGCGCGTCACGCCGTGAACCGCGGGAATGCCGAGCGGCCCGCGTACTCCGCGGCCTCGCCGAGCTCTTCTTCGATCCTCAGCAGCTGATTGTACTTGGCCACGCGCTCGGACCGGGCGGGCGCGCCCGTCTTGATCTGACCGCAGTCGGTCGCGACCGCGAGGTCGGCGATGGTCGTGTCCTCGGTCTCACCCGACCGGTGCGAGAGCACGGCGGTGTAGCCGGCGCGCTGCGCGAGCTTGACCGCGTCGAGGGTCTCGGTGAGCGTGCCGATCTGGTTGACCTTCACCAGGATCGAGTTGCCGGCGCGCTTCGCGATGCCGTCGGCGAGGCGGGCCGGGTTGGTGACGAACAGGTCGTCGCCGACGAGCTGCAGCTTCGAGCCGAGCTGCTCGGTCAGCGTCGCCCAGCCCTCCCAGTCGTCCTCGGCCAGCGGGTCCTCGATCGAGACCAGCGGGTAGGCGGCGGCGAGCTCACCGTAGTACGCGCTCATCTCGGCGGCCGTGCGGTCCTGGCCCTCGAAGCGGTACACGCCGTTGTCGAAGAACTCGGTCGAGGCGACGTCGAGGCCGAGCGCGATGTCGGTGCCGAGCGTGAAGCCGGCCTTGCCGATCGCCTCGGCGATCAGGTCGAGCGCCGCGCGGTTGCTCGCGAGGTCGGGCGCGAAGCCGCCCTCGTCGCCGAGGCCCGTCGAGAGTCCCTTCGACTTCAGCAGGCTCTTCAGCGCGTGGTAGGTCTCGACGCCCCAGCGCAGGCCCTCGGAGTAGGTCGGCGCGCCGACGGGCAGGACCATGAACTCCTGGATGTCGACGCCGGTGTCGGCGTGCGCGCCGCCGTTGATGATGTTCATCATCGGCACGGGCAGCACGTGGGCGTTCGGGCCGCCGAGGTAGCGGAAGAGCGGCAGGTCGGCGGAGTCTGCGGCGGCCTTCGCGACCGCGAGGCTCACGCCGAGGATCGCGTTCGCGCCGAGGCGGCTCTTGTTGTCGGTGCCGTCGGCCTCGATGAGGGCGGCGTCGATGACGCGCTGGTCGGCGGCATCCAGGTCTTCGATTGCGGGGCCGAGCTCGTCGAGCACGGCGTCGACGGCCTTCTGGACGCCCTTGCCGAGGTAGCGGTCGGCCTCGCCGTCGCGCAGCTCGTACGCCTCGAACGCGCCCGTCGACGCCCCGGAGGGCACTGCGGCCCGCGAGACGGTGCCGTCGTCGAGGAGGACCTCGACCTCGACGGTGGGGTTGCCGCGCGAATCCAGGATCTCCCGCGCGCCGACAGCTTCGATGAATGCCACAGTGAACTCCTCTGTGATGGGGGTGTGCTGGACGACTCCGTCGTGGCCCGGAGGACAGTCTAGGACCCCGGTTCCGAGGCCCGCTCGCGTATGTCGCCGCGTGCGCGCGAGCCCCGACCTACGCGCCGAGGTCGCGGAACTCGAGCGACGCGGCATCCGTCGTCTCGGCCGTGACCGCGGCGAACGCGTCGAAGCCGTCGGCGCTCACCCGGTCGAGCAGGCCGCGGAAGTTCTTCGTGCGCTTCTCGAGGCGCACGCGCGCACCGGATGCCACGAGCTCGCCCTTGAGCGCGAGAAGCCGCTCGGCGGGCACGTCGCGGTCGTGCACGAGCACCACGGCGCGCGGCCGCGCGTCGTCGGCGACCGCGAGCAGGTCGACGATCCGTTCGAACCCGATCGAGAACCCGCACGCGGGCACCTCCTGGCCGAGGAAGCGGCCGATCATGTGGTCGTATCGTCCGCCGCCGCCGAGCGAGTAGCCGAAGTCGGGGTGCGCGATCTCGAAGATCGTGCCCGTGTAGTAGCCCATGCCGCGCACGAGCGTCGGGTCGAAGTCGATCGCGGTGCCCGGCACCGCGTCGCGCAGCGCGACGAGGTCGCCGAACGCCTCGACGTCGAGCCACGGGGGCGCGGCGGCCCCGTCGGCATCCGCGAGCGACCAGTCGGCCGCTGCGAGGTCGCGCAGCTCGTCGGCGATGCCCGCGCGGTCGACGCCGAGTTCGGCGAGTTCGGCGGCGACGCCGTCGGGCCCGACCTTGTCGAGCTTGTCGATCGTGATGAGGGCGCGTTCGCGCAGCCCGTCGGGCACGCCCCACGATCCGAGGATGCCCGCGAGGATGCGCCGGTCGTTCAGGCGGATCCGGCACCCGTCGAGCCCGAGCGCCTCGAGGGTCGCCACCGTCGCGGTGAGCAGTTCGAGCTCGGCCAGGGGCCCGGCCTCGCCGATGATGTCGATGTCGCACTGCACGAACTGGCGGTACCGCCCCTTCTGCGGACGCTCGGCACGCCAGACCGGTGCGATCTGGATCGACCGGAACACGGGCGGAAGCGCCGCGCGGTGCGTGGCGTAGAAGCGCGCGAGCGGCACGGTCAGGTCGTAGCGCAGGCCGAGGTCGGCGAGTGCGAGCGCGTCGCCGGACTCGGCGGCGGCGGCCAGCGCGTCGGGGGTGAGCGCGCGCTTCATGACGGCGAACGCGAGCTTCTCGTTGTCGCCGCCGAGGCCCGCGTGCAGGCGCGCGGAGTCTTCCATGACGGGCGTCTCGATCTCGTCGAAGCCGTGCGCCGCGTACACCCCGCGGATGACCGAGAGCGCGTGCTCGCGGCGGGCCTTCTCGGCGGGCAGGAAGTCGCGCATGCCGCGCGGGGGGGTCACGGTCTTCGGCATGCCCCCATTCTTCCAGCAGCGGATGCCGCAGGCCTTCCGGCCACGCATGCCGCCCGCCTTCCGGCCACGGATGCCGCCCACTCATCCCCAGACCCTGCTCACCGCAGCTCGCGATTCAGGACAACCGGCTGCGCCTGCGGCGTGTCGCGCCGCGACACGCCGGGCGCCGGCGCAAACGTCCTGAACGGACGGGAGGGGACGGGAAGGGAGGTGGGCGGGAAGGGGGTGGGGTGGGGTGGGTGGGGTGGGGTGGGTGGGGTGGGGTGGGTGGGGTGGGTGGGGTGGGTGGGAAGGGTGGGGGCGGCGGCTACTCGGCGGGGGCAGCGGATGCCTCGGCCGCGCGCACCGAGTCCCCGAACCGGCGCACGGCGCCCCGAAGCGCCCGCTCGGCGTCGAGCCCGCGGGCCCGTGCCTCGGCGACCACGCCGAGCAGCATCTCGCCGAGGGCATGCTCGTCCGCGTCGGATGCCGACGCCCCCGCGGCATCCGCCAGCGCCACCGCGGCGGGCTCGATCGACGGCACGACGCCCGCCCGCTCGGCCTTGCCGAGCACCTTCTGCGCGAGCGCGAGTGCGGGCATGCCCTGCGGCACGCCGTCGAGCACGCTCGTGCGGTGCGGCTTCTCGTCGGCCTTGAGGTCGTCCCAGAACGCGACGACGTCGGCTGCGGTCTCGGCCTCGCGGTCGCCGAAGACGTGCGGATGCCGCGAGACCATCTTCGCCGTCATGTGCCGTGCGACGTCGTCGATGTCGAACTCCTCGCCTGGGGTGTGCGCGGCGATGTCGGCGTGGAAGAGCACCTGGTAGAGCACGTCCCCGAGCTCCTCGATCATCTCCTCACGACCGCCCGACTCGATCGCGTCGATGAGCTCCCAGCACTCCTCGACGAGGTACTGCACGAGCGATTCGTGGGTCTGGTCGGCATCCCACGGGCACCCGCCGGGTGCGCGCAGGCGCGCGACCATGTCGACGAGTCCAGCGAGTCCGGGGTGCTGCGCGTCCATGACGGCAGCCTATGCCGCGGCATCCGCTCCCGGTGGGCGCGGCCTGCTCAGTGGACGACCGCGAGCATGACGCCCACGCCGATGAACAGCCCGCCGAACACGGTGTTCACGGTTCGCTGGCCGCGCACCGACCGCGTGAAGCGCCGCATGCCGTGCGCGGCGAGCGCGAAGAACCCCCACATGACGGCGACGTCGACGACCACGACGGTCGCGGCGACGACGAGGTACTGCTGCAGGAGCGGCTCACCGGGCCGGATGAACTGGGGCAGGAACGCGAGGAAGAACACGATCGCCTTGGGGTTCAGCAGGTTCACCCACAGTCCGCGGCGGAACATCGACCAGCGCGACTCGGTCCGCGGCGGCGGCGCTGCTGCTGCGTCGTCGCCGTCGTCGATCCCGTCGCCGGTCCGCGTGGGCTTGGTGAGGAGTTGACGGATGCCGAGGTAGACGAGGTAGGCCGCGCCCGCGTACCGGATCGCCTCGAACAGCACGGGCGAGGAGGCCACGAGCACGCCGACGCCGAGCGCGACGATCGCGATGTGGATGATCAGGGCGGCCTGCTGGCCGAGGATGCCCCACACCGCGCGTCGGAAGCCGAACGCGAGCGAGTTGCCCATGGTGTTGATCGCTCCCGCACCGGGCGTGAGGCTGATCACCAGGCAGGCCACCAGCAGGGTGGCCCAGAGCGAGATTGACACCGCAACAGCGTACGGCCCGAATCGGCGTTTCCCGTGCCCGGGTAGACTTGTCGACCAGGGGTGCCGGGAAGTCTGGTCGGCCGACGCGTTCGCGTCGAGTCCGTCACGTGCGTCCGCGTCACCGCGACCCGCCCGTCAAGCCCCGACCCAGAGGTGTCCATTGAACGTCCTCCGATCCGAGCGCGTCGCCGCGTTCCTCCTGCTCGCCGCCGCGATCCTCGGCCTCGTCCTCGCGAACTCGCCCATCGGGCATTCGCTCATCGAACTCAAGCACGTCCATCTCGCCGTTCCGTTCACCGATGTCGACCTGTCGCTCGGGCACTGGGTCAGCGACGGCCTGCTCGCGGTGTTCTTCTTCATCGTCGCGGTCGAGCTGCGGCGCGAGCTCGTCGTGGGCGAGCTCAACAGCTTCTCGAAGGCGGCCCTGCCCGCGATCGCGGCGATCGGCGGCGTGGTCGCTCCCGCCCTGGTCTTCCTCGCCTTCGCCGGCGGCGGCCCGACGGCCGACGGGTGGCCGATCCCGACGGCCACCGACATCGCGTTCGCGCTCGGCGTGCTGGCGATGTTCGGCCGGTTCATCCCGACGCGCGTGCGCGTGTTCCTGCTCGCCCTCGCGGTGCTCGACGACCTCATCGCGATCCTGCTCATCGCGTTCTTCTTCACCGCCGACGCCGACCTCGCCTACATCGGCTTCGCGGCGATCACGGTGACCGTGTTCGGCATGATGAGCCGCCTGCTCCGCCCGCGTTCGCCCTACATCCTGGCGCGTCGACCCCAGTGGCCGATCATCGCGGCGCTGTGCGTGCTCGCCGTCCTGACGTGGAGCTTCGTCTACCTCTCGGGCGTGCACGCGACGATCGCGGGCGTCATGCTCGGCCTGGTGATGTCGCGTCGTCCGGCCGGTCGCGCGGTGCACGGCCTCGAGCCGTGGTCCAACGGCGTGATCCTGCCGCTGTTCGCCTTCTCGGCAGCGCTGGTCGCGATCCCGCAGGTGCGGCCGAGCGAGCTCGACCCGGCGTTCTGGGGCATCCTCGTGGGCCTGCCCGTCGGCAAGCTCGTGGGCATCACGCTCATCGGCGGGCTCGCGACGCTGTTCGTGCACCGCCGGACGGGCGTCAAGCCGCTCACGTGGTCCGATATCGCGGTCGTGGCGCTGCTGGGCGGCATCGGGTTCACGGTCTCGCTGCTCATGAACGAGCTCGCGTTCCGCGCCTACCCGGAGGTCGCCGACCAGGGCGTGGTCGCCGTGCTGCTCGGGTCGGCCGTCGCGATCGTCGCCGGCGCGATCGCCGTCGCGATGAAGTCGAGGTCGTACCGTCGCCAGGGCGAGCAGGAGGGTGTCGGCGGCGCGATGTCGCGCTGATCGGGGCGGATGCCGCGGCGCGGCGGGTTCAGCCGGTGACGGCCTCCGCGGGCTGCTCGGCGGGGAAGATCGCACCGATGAGGTTCGACACCCACGCGATGAGGTCGCCGTCGCCGGGCGCCTCGCCGCCGGGCGTCGGGAACGGCACGAGTGCGACGTCGTTCTGCGGGAACAGCTTCGCGCCCGGGTACATCCGCTCGAGCCGCACGCGGCGCGAATCGGGCAGCTTCGCGGGCGCGATGCGCAGTTTCGACCCGGTCGCGATGACGTCGGAGAGCCCGGCGAGCTGCGCCTTCCGCCGCAGGCGCGAGACCGCGACGAGATGCTCGACGGGTTCGGGCAGGTCGCCGTACCGGTCGACGAGTTCCTCGACGACCAGGTCGATCGCGCCGTCCTTCGCGGCGGGGCCGCTCGCGGCGGAGAGCTTCTGGTACGCCTCGAGTCGCAGCCGCTCGCTGTCGACGTAGTCGTCGGGGATGTGCGCGTCGACGGGCAGTTCGAGCCGGAGCTCGGTCTGCCCCTCGGCGACGTCGCCGCGGAACGCGTTCACCGCCTCGCCGATCATGCGCAGGTAGAGGTCGAATCCGACGCCGGCGATGTGCCCGGCCTGCTCTGCGCCGAGCAGGTTGCCGGCGCCGCGGATCTCGAGGTCCTTCAGGGCGATCTGCATGCCGCCGCCGAGCTCGTTGTTCGCGGCGATGGTCGAGAGCCGGTCGTGCGCGGTCTCGGAGAGCGGCTTCGCGGGGTCGTAGAGGAAGTACGCGTACGCGCGCTCGCGCCCGCGCCCGACCCGCCCGCGCAGCTGGTGCAGCTGGCTGAGCCCGTACTTGTCGGCGCGGTCGATGATGATCGTGTTCGCGTTCGAGATGTCGAGGCCGGTCTCGATGATGGTGGTCGAGACGAGCACGTCGAACCTGCGCTCCCAGAAGTCGACGACGATCTGCTCCAGCATGTGCTCGTTGAGCTGGCCGTGTGCGACGGCGATGCGCGCCTCGGGCACGAGTTCAGCCAGGTGCGCCGCGACCCGGTTGATCGAGGAGACCCGGTTGTGCACGAAGAACACCTGGCCCTCGCGCAGCATCTCGCGGCGGATCGCTGCGGCGACCTGCTGGTCGGAGTGGGGCCCGACGAAGGTGAGGATGGGGTGCCGGTCCTCCGGCGGCGTCGCGAGCGTGGACATCTCGCGGATGCCGGTGACGGCCATCTCGAGCGAGCGCGGGATCGGGGTCGCGCTCATCGCGAGGATGTCGACGTTGGTCTTGAGCTTCTTCAGCGCATCCTTGTGCTCGACGCCGAACCGCTGCTCCTCGTCGATGACCATGAGCCCCAGGTCCTTGAAGGAGACCTTCTCGGTGAGGATCCGGTGGGTGCCGATGACCATGTCGACGGTGCCGTCGGCGAGACCGGCGATGGTCTCGCGCGCCTCGCGGTCGGTCTGGAACCGGCTGAGCGCCCGCACGTGGACGGGGAAGCCCGCGAACCGCTCCGAGAACGTCTCGAAGTGCTGCTTGACGAGCAGGGTCGTGGGCACGAGCATCGCGACCTGCTTGCCGTCCTGGATGGCCTTGAACGCGGCGCGGACGGCGACCTCGGTCTTGCCGAATCCGACGTCGCCCGCGAGCAGGCGGTCCATGGGGATCGGGCGTTCCATGTCGGCCTTGACCTCGTCAATGGTCTGCACCTGGTCGGGGGTCTCGACGTAGGGGAAGGCCTCCTCGAGCTCGTGCTGCCACGGCGAGTCGGGCCCGAAGGCATGCCCCTTGGCCGACATCCGCGCCGAGTAGAGCTTGACGAGCTCGACCGCGATGTCGCGCACGGCCTTGCGCGCCTTCGACTTCGCCTGCGCCCAGTCGCTGCCGCCCATCTTGGACAGGCTCGGCGACTCGCCCCCGACGTACCGGCTGAGCAGGTCGAGCTGGTCCATGGGCACGTAGAGCCGGTCGCCGGCCTGCCCGCGCTTGGACGCGGCGTACTCGAGCACGACGTACTCGCGCACCGTCTTGGGGGCCGGCTTGATCCCGGCCGTGCGGCTGGGCCCGGTCGGGCGCGCGCCGGCGACCTCGCGCTGCACGAGCTCGACGAAGCGGCCGATGCCGTGCGTGGCGTGCACGACGTGGTCGCCGGCCTTGAGCTGGAGCGGGTCGACGACGTTGCGGCGGCGGCTCGCGAGCTTCTTGACCTGACGCGAGTCGTACCCGGCGGATCGACCGTAGAACTCGGCCTCGGCGATGAGCCCGAGCCTGGCGTCGGGCACCTCGAAGCCCGCTGCGGCCTGCGCCTGCACGAGGTAGGCGACGCCCGGCTCGAGCTCGTCGGGAACGGTCTCGACGAGGCGGCCCGCGAGTCCGTGCTCGGCGAGCACGTCGCGCGCGCGTTCGACGAGGCCGTGGCCGGCGGCCGCGACGACGAGGCTCCAGCCCTCGCGCAGTCGTTCGCCGACGTGGGCGACCGCGCCCTCGACGTTGCCCTGGAAGCTCGGCACGCTCGTCGCGGCGACGCGCACGTAGGCGGCATCCGCCCCGCCCGCGGTCTCGCCCACGGCCTCGGCCGCATCGCCCTGGTCGAAGCTGGAGAAGGTCCACCACACCCGGTCGGTCCCGGGCGAACCGGGCGCGCTGAACAGCACCGACTCCCGCAGTGCCCGAAGGGTGAGGAAGTCGCCCGCGGCCAGGTCGATGGGCGCTGCGGCACCGACGGTCGCCGCACCCCATGCGGCCGCGAGGAACTCGCGGTTGGTCTCGGCGAGGCTCACGGCTCGGCCCGCGACCCGTTCCGGCCCGACGACCGCGACCGCGGCCCCCTCGGGGAGGTAGTCCGTGACGGGCACGAGGCGCTCGAGCAGTGCGGGTGCGAGCGATTCCATGCCCTCGACGGGGATTCCCTCGGAGACCTTCTCGAGCATGCCCGACAGGTTCGGGAACTCGTGCACCATCTCGCGGGCGCGCTGGCGCACCGGCTCGGTGAGCAGCAGTTCGCGGCTCGGTGCGAGGAGCACGCGTTCGACCTTCTCGGGGAGCGAGCGCTGGTCGGCGACCGAGAACGCGCGGAGCTCTTCGACCTCGTCGCCGAAGAAGTCGACGCGGACGGGGTGGTCGGCCGTGGGCGGGAACACATCGAGGATGCCGCCGCGCACCGCGAACTCGCCCCGGCGCGAGACCATGTCGACGCGCGCGTAGGCGAGGTCGACGAGGCGCAGTGCGATCGCCGAGAGGTCGTGCCCGCGGCCGCCCACGGCCAGTTCGACGGGCTCGAGGTCGGCGAGGTTGTCGGCGACGGGCTGGAGCGCGGCCCGCACCGATGCGACGACGACCAGCGGATGCCTCGGGCCGTCGGCCTTCCACGCGGCCATCCGCCGGATCGCGTGCATGCGGCGCCCGACGGTCTCGGCACTCGGGCTGAGTCGTTCGTGCGGCAGCGTCTCCCATGCGGGGAACTCGAGGATCTCGGCGCCGTCGAGGTACGGCGCCAGCGACGTGCGCAGCGACTCGCCCTCGCGGCTGGTCGCCGTGACGACGAAGAGCACCGACGGACGGCCGTTCGCGATGCGGCGTTCGAGCAGGGCTGCGAGCAGCGGCGCGTCGAGTCCGGTCGGCGCCGAGAAGTCGGCGCTGCGCTCGGCCTCGGCGAGGGCTCGGTCGATCGTGGAGGCGCGCGAGAGCGCCGTGTTCAAGCCCTGCAGGATCACCGGAGCAGTCTACGCGCGCCCGCCGACACGGCGGGCGGCGGCGGTCGGCACGAGCGGCGGCGGCGGGTCGGCACGGCCCTCGCCCGGCCCGCCGGAGACGCTCCGTCGGCGGCCGCCGATAGCATGGTCGCCGCCCGCCCCCACCGGAAGGATCCCGAATGATCATCGCCGCCGCCGACGGCTCGGCCCTCGGCAACCCAGGCCCGGCCGGCTGGGCCTGGTACGTCTCCGACGACTGCTGGGCCGCGGGCGGGTGGCCGCACGCGACGAACAACCAGGGCGAGCTGACCGCGGTGCTCGAGCTGTTCCGGGCGACGGCGCACCTCGACGACGAACTGCTCGTGCAGTGCGACAGCCAGTACGTGATCAACTCCGTGACGAAGTGGATGGCCGGCTGGAAGCGCAAGGGCTGGCGCAAGGCCGACGGCTCCCCCGTGATGAACCGCGAGCTCCTCGAAGAGCTCGACGCGGCGCTCGCCGGGCGTCGCTACCGGTTCGAGTGGGTGCGCGGGCACGTCGGCCACCCCATGAACGAGGCCGCCGACGCGCGCGCGCGGGCCGTCGCCGAAGCGTACCGACGCGGCGGCGACGTCCCGGTCGGCCCCGGATGGGCGGGCGGCTGCGACCAGCCGGCCGCCGATGCGCCCGATGCGCCGCCCGCCGTGGCCGCCGTTCCCGCGGCGTCCGTGATCGCCG comes from the Agromyces marinus genome and includes:
- the eno gene encoding phosphopyruvate hydratase, with product MAFIEAVGAREILDSRGNPTVEVEVLLDDGTVSRAAVPSGASTGAFEAYELRDGEADRYLGKGVQKAVDAVLDELGPAIEDLDAADQRVIDAALIEADGTDNKSRLGANAILGVSLAVAKAAADSADLPLFRYLGGPNAHVLPVPMMNIINGGAHADTGVDIQEFMVLPVGAPTYSEGLRWGVETYHALKSLLKSKGLSTGLGDEGGFAPDLASNRAALDLIAEAIGKAGFTLGTDIALGLDVASTEFFDNGVYRFEGQDRTAAEMSAYYGELAAAYPLVSIEDPLAEDDWEGWATLTEQLGSKLQLVGDDLFVTNPARLADGIAKRAGNSILVKVNQIGTLTETLDAVKLAQRAGYTAVLSHRSGETEDTTIADLAVATDCGQIKTGAPARSERVAKYNQLLRIEEELGEAAEYAGRSAFPRFTA
- a CDS encoding S8 family serine peptidase: MRSAAPRPTRPARAVRRRSAWKLATGALVAGVLALSGSAPAHADTVRDLQYWLTDYGFTQAWTTSRGDGVKVAIIDTGVNGEVAELRGVVVGGTDVSGIGSPDGQTPIGEEDEHGTLVASLLAGRGTGEGNGVIGVAPDADLLTASVAFGLDTGSEKTNDEQIAEAVRWAVDNGADVINMSLTRNTPDWPESWDDAFLYAFENDVVVVAAAGNRGSGTTQVGAPATIPGVLAVAGVDKEQNASFDASSQGITIAVAAPSEKLVGVLPDGGHVVWDGTSGAAPLVSGLVALVRAEFPDLDAANVVNRVIRTADPKGEEVPGPLYGYGIIDPVAALTADVELVEQNPLGSLEEWIRVHRRADAPAPGDSDSVDEQEIVPIADPPPPRADSTQTLLPTPWTVAYITVPLSLAAGFGTLAALLGIGATRHIRRATRTDA
- a CDS encoding FtsB family cell division protein; this encodes MNAARRPSRERQSVRRVAETWLAGIRFSGFSIIMMGVLVLAVVVLAPSIAAYAAQRQQIAEAEAEVARMEAEVARLIDERERWNDETFIVTQARNRLYYVLPGEISYLVIDDRDPAAVTNADRAVSAKVTEDRGDWMRTMLDSVMTAGLAPSVTDAAPAGADDPAPTEPPAEPTEPPADEGNR
- the nhaA gene encoding Na+/H+ antiporter NhaA, with amino-acid sequence MNVLRSERVAAFLLLAAAILGLVLANSPIGHSLIELKHVHLAVPFTDVDLSLGHWVSDGLLAVFFFIVAVELRRELVVGELNSFSKAALPAIAAIGGVVAPALVFLAFAGGGPTADGWPIPTATDIAFALGVLAMFGRFIPTRVRVFLLALAVLDDLIAILLIAFFFTADADLAYIGFAAITVTVFGMMSRLLRPRSPYILARRPQWPIIAALCVLAVLTWSFVYLSGVHATIAGVMLGLVMSRRPAGRAVHGLEPWSNGVILPLFAFSAALVAIPQVRPSELDPAFWGILVGLPVGKLVGITLIGGLATLFVHRRTGVKPLTWSDIAVVALLGGIGFTVSLLMNELAFRAYPEVADQGVVAVLLGSAVAIVAGAIAVAMKSRSYRRQGEQEGVGGAMSR
- a CDS encoding DUF501 domain-containing protein, with protein sequence MTRPPFDPVTDRDLRIVSAQLGRPARDVVGIAARCACGAPTVVSTRPRLADGTPFPTFYYLTHPAATAAMSFLEAAQVMVECTELLAADADVREQYARAHAQYLADREQYGTVEEIAGVSAGGMPTRVKCLHALAGHALAAGPGVNPIGDLALERSTWSPDVCRCPDYGIDADEEPA
- a CDS encoding MazG family protein; this encodes MDAQHPGLAGLVDMVARLRAPGGCPWDADQTHESLVQYLVEECWELIDAIESGGREEMIEELGDVLYQVLFHADIAAHTPGEEFDIDDVARHMTAKMVSRHPHVFGDREAETAADVVAFWDDLKADEKPHRTSVLDGVPQGMPALALAQKVLGKAERAGVVPSIEPAAVALADAAGASASDADEHALGEMLLGVVAEARARGLDAERALRGAVRRFGDSVRAAEASAAPAE
- the hisS gene encoding histidine--tRNA ligase, yielding MPKTVTPPRGMRDFLPAEKARREHALSVIRGVYAAHGFDEIETPVMEDSARLHAGLGGDNEKLAFAVMKRALTPDALAAAAESGDALALADLGLRYDLTVPLARFYATHRAALPPVFRSIQIAPVWRAERPQKGRYRQFVQCDIDIIGEAGPLAELELLTATVATLEALGLDGCRIRLNDRRILAGILGSWGVPDGLRERALITIDKLDKVGPDGVAAELAELGVDRAGIADELRDLAAADWSLADADGAAAPPWLDVEAFGDLVALRDAVPGTAIDFDPTLVRGMGYYTGTIFEIAHPDFGYSLGGGGRYDHMIGRFLGQEVPACGFSIGFERIVDLLAVADDARPRAVVLVHDRDVPAERLLALKGELVASGARVRLEKRTKNFRGLLDRVSADGFDAFAAVTAETTDAASLEFRDLGA
- a CDS encoding LysE family transporter; its protein translation is MSISLWATLLVACLVISLTPGAGAINTMGNSLAFGFRRAVWGILGQQAALIIHIAIVALGVGVLVASSPVLFEAIRYAGAAYLVYLGIRQLLTKPTRTGDGIDDGDDAAAAPPPRTESRWSMFRRGLWVNLLNPKAIVFFLAFLPQFIRPGEPLLQQYLVVAATVVVVDVAVMWGFFALAAHGMRRFTRSVRGQRTVNTVFGGLFIGVGVMLAVVH